One part of the Raphanus sativus cultivar WK10039 chromosome 7, ASM80110v3, whole genome shotgun sequence genome encodes these proteins:
- the LOC108815725 gene encoding uncharacterized protein LOC108815725, whose translation MAVDRGANNREANIVAFTGDMEVDAGDNMEDVSAEDEGDDADYDYNGWDDYRSGPIGGRVCGKSASGRNQRSRGGGSKSNKNDSNRRRSNPFTDGGSDYISTSRSYTEVTETDEGVDVVLVTPTKSKNQHTRVTGDNDDVDFVDPPIPPSTAFNGGEPHSKNVDNVSVTPPDIEPSQNQDGVYNEMDGRSCQPLDIDFSKEDGDIYVGRTFKDKADFKLRHCKTRITAKCHEKECTWRVLAVQLGDSPTYLVKKAILNHVCAADVRGRYRRHGTAKVLAALLRSKYERLYSGPRAMELPDILRMEFNYTCSYWKAWKTKELAIASAQGTEEISNKMLPQYFHVLKLANPGTITDIKTEMDKEGKIRFKYAFMSLKACIDGWKHLRKVLVVDGTHMFGKYKGCLLSASGQDANSRVFLIAFAVVESENTESWSWFFERLSTIVEDGCDLSIISDRCAAIFAAKEKWYPRAHHGICLVHLQRNVQEKYKGLQQKAMVGRAGEAFKVSDFNEIMDLLKLTDWRCWDYLEKIDKKLWTRSHFEGERFNVMTSNATESLNNALLPVRDSPIMALLEFIRRKLCTWYVSRRGEISKMKGNVPDNIEKILVEQLVLSTGLLVLPCSTWVFKVTHKATGFGDTVDLDKRTCTCLEFQKLGLQCRHAIAAASFRNMQYISFVCKHHVKENGLKKLAVSYFRFRIQRMFKCQQKY comes from the exons ATGGCAGTGGACAGAGGAGCAAACAACAGGGAAGCTAACATTGTAGCATTCACTGGAGATATGGAGGTGGACGCAGGAGATAACATGGAAGATGTTTCGGCAGAAGATGAAGGCGATGATGCCGATTACGACTACAATGGCTGGGATGATTAT CGTTCCGGCCCTATTGGTGGCAGAGTGTGTGGTAAATCGGCGTCGGGTAGGAATCAACGATCACGTGGAGGTGGAtctaaatcaaacaaaaacgaTTCGAACCGGAGACGTTCAAATCCTTTTACCGATGGAGGAAGCGATTATATATCAACCTCCAGATCGTACACCGAAGTAACAGAGACAGATGAAGGCGTTGATGTTGTTCTTGTGACGCCCACTAAATCGAAAAACCAGCACACACGGGTGACTGGAGATAACGATGATGTTGATTTTGTTGACCCTCCTATACCACCGTCAACCGCATTTAATGGTGGAGAACCACACTCCAAAAACGTAGATAATGTGAGTGTTACTCCTCCAGACATTGAGCCTTCGCAGAATCAAG ATGGTGTGTATAATGAAATGGATGGAAGGAGTTGCCAGCCTCTTGACATTGACTTCAGCAAGGAGGACGGTGACATATACGTCGGAAGAACGTTCAAAGACAAAGCGGA TTTTAAGCTGAGGCATTGTAAAACGCGTATCACGGCGAAATGCCACGAAAAGGAATGCACCTGGAGAGTATTGGCAGTTCAACTCGGTGATTCTCCAACTTATCTTGTTAAGAAGGCAATTCTTAACCATGTATGCGCAGCCGATGTTCGAGGTAGGTATAGAAGACATGGGACAGCCAAAGTGCTTGCAGCTCTGTTGCGCTCGAAATACGAGAGGCTCTACTCTGGACCGCGTGCTATGGAACTTCCAGATATATTGCGAATGGAATTCAACTATACATGCTCGTACTGGAAAGCTTGGAAAACTAAGGAACTAGCCATTGCGTCTGCGCAAGGAACAGAGGAGATTTCTAACAAGATGCTACCACAGTACTTCCATGTACTGAAGCTTGCAAATCCTGGAACAATTACCGACATTAAAACGGAAATGGATAAAGAAGGAAAAATAAGGTTCAAGTATGCATTCATGTCCCTGAAAGCATGCATCGATGGGTGGAAGCACCTGCGTAAGGTCCTAGTGGTGGACGGCACCCACATGTTTGGGAAGTACAAAGGTTGTTTGCTAAGTGCCAGCGGACAAGATGCTAACAGCCGCGTATTCCTGATTGCTTTCGCAGTAGTGGAAAGCGAGAACACCGAATCTTGGTCATGGTTTTTCGAGAGGTTATCTACTATTGTTGAGGATGGTTGTGATTTAAGTATCATATCAGATAGATGCGCTGCCATTTTTGCAGCGAAAGAGAAATGGTACCCTCGTGCACACCATGGTATTTGTCTCGTACACCTTCAGAGGAACGTGCAGGAAAAGTACAAGGGGTTGCAACAGAAGGCTATGGTTGGGAGAGCAGGGGAAGCATTCAAAGTTTCAGACTTCAACGAGATAATGGATCTCCTTAAACTCACGGATTGGAGATGCTGGGATTATTTGGAGAAAATCGATAAGAAGCTTTGGACACGTTCACATTTCGAAGGGGAGAGGTTCAACGTGATGACTTCTAATGCTACTGAATCGTTGAATAACGCTCTTTTGCCGGTTCGTGATAGTCCTATAATGGCATTGCTAGAGTTTATTCGGCGGAAGCTGTGTACATGGTATGTGAGCAGACGCGGGGAGATCAGTAAGATGAAGGGAAATGTTCCAGATAACATTGAGAAAATACTGGTTGAACAGCTTGTGCTGTCTACGGGCCTTCTAGTTTTGCCATGTTCCACTTGGGTATTCAAAGTTACACACAAGGCAACTGGATTCGGTGACACGGTTGATCTGGATAAACGAACTTGCACTTGCCTCGAGTTCCAAAAGCTTGGTTTGCAATGCCGACATGCCATTGCTGCTGCTTCTTTCCGTAATATGCAGTACATCTCGTTTGTTTGCAAACACCATGTCAAAGAAAATGGGCTGAAAAAGTTAGCGGTATCATACTTCCGGTTCCGGATCCAAAGGATGTTCAAGTGCCAGCAGAAATACTAA
- the LOC108829570 gene encoding F-box protein At2g35280-like: MPEFSILSLPTEVQALVVQRVTQNSFGDLYRLRATCKSMQALGDDRRVYATLDFFKHPSNVRMSRRLLARSLREGNRSTLYIKGVDLFYVHESHQEGLALIRSAADAGCERALYTYAMTMKIYDQDDEYLSRFTLAESIGIGIIGQRS, translated from the coding sequence ATGCCAGAATTCTCGATACTTAGTCTCCCCACTGAGGTTCAAGCTTTAGTTGTGCAACGCGTGACACAAAACTCTTTTGGCGATCTTTATAGACTCCGTGCTACCTGCAAGTCAATGCAAGCGTTAGGAGACGATCGTAGGGTGTATGCTACACTCGATTTCTTCAAGCATCCTTCGAATGTCAGGATGAGCCGTAGATTGTTGGCAAGGTCCTTGAGGGAGGGAAATCGAAGTACTCTATACATCAAGGGTGTAGACTTATTCTACGTACACGAAAGTCACCAAGAGGGACTCGCGCTTATAAGGAGCGCGGCTGATGCAGGATGCGAGAGAGCGTTGTATACCTACGCAATGACAATGAAAATATACGATCAGGATGACGAATACTTGTCTCGATTTACACTTGCGGAGTCAATTGGAATTGGGATCATTGGCCAGCGTTCATAA